From Pseudoalteromonas viridis, the proteins below share one genomic window:
- a CDS encoding sterol desaturase family protein codes for MDLNFTEEVMYTLPFYLGPLFILATINFLRKQKNYRLNDTLTNATIALGNLGLSFIFLLAVVALYTLVYNEYRLFELDQSNPLIYVLAFFVYDFLYYWNHRFHHMIGLFWADHLVHHTAENFNFGVSIRISYFTELTMWMTFIPMAFMGISLEVFLAASYTQIIWAFCIHTKYLKKTPRADKIFNTPSLHRVHHARNRQYIDKNYGGILIIWDRLFGTYQRELEDDPVVYGVRESYPSFSPLVINSYYLKTIWQKIKCSSSVFEVFCSVFAPPAWLPKNANKADFYSLTAKVRSKDFKPKDPFICKRTKWTAFVRFSAIVVVFTYLMSYFGELPTLPLVSMSLLFFWLCHFNGLVFDGAKVGLHMEAVTQLLYGLILYWAIASEQAAWITLGTATLALISLCNYMIYRTRTVEPVALATEPQ; via the coding sequence ATGGATCTCAACTTTACCGAAGAAGTAATGTACACCCTGCCCTTTTATCTGGGCCCGCTATTTATTCTGGCAACCATCAACTTTTTAAGAAAACAAAAAAACTACCGCCTCAATGACACGCTCACCAATGCCACCATTGCGCTTGGCAATTTGGGGTTGTCCTTTATTTTTTTACTTGCCGTAGTCGCACTGTATACGCTGGTGTATAACGAGTATCGCTTGTTCGAACTCGACCAAAGTAACCCGCTGATTTATGTGCTGGCATTCTTTGTTTATGACTTTTTATATTACTGGAATCACCGCTTTCACCATATGATAGGGCTGTTCTGGGCCGACCACCTGGTGCATCACACTGCTGAGAATTTTAACTTTGGCGTCTCGATTCGGATCAGCTATTTTACTGAACTCACCATGTGGATGACCTTTATTCCTATGGCATTTATGGGCATTTCACTGGAAGTGTTCCTGGCCGCCAGTTACACCCAGATCATCTGGGCATTTTGTATCCACACGAAATACCTGAAAAAGACCCCACGTGCTGACAAGATTTTTAATACGCCGTCGCTGCATCGCGTACATCACGCCCGCAACCGTCAATATATAGATAAAAACTATGGCGGCATTTTGATCATCTGGGATCGCTTGTTTGGCACCTATCAGCGGGAGCTGGAGGATGATCCGGTGGTATACGGCGTGCGTGAATCCTACCCGAGTTTTAGCCCACTGGTGATCAACTCCTATTACCTCAAAACCATCTGGCAGAAAATCAAATGTTCCAGCTCCGTGTTTGAGGTGTTTTGCTCTGTTTTCGCGCCACCAGCCTGGCTCCCTAAAAACGCCAACAAAGCGGATTTTTATTCGCTCACCGCCAAGGTACGCTCTAAAGACTTTAAGCCAAAAGACCCCTTCATCTGTAAACGTACCAAATGGACCGCATTCGTGCGCTTTAGCGCCATTGTGGTCGTGTTTACCTATCTGATGAGCTATTTTGGCGAGCTACCCACTTTACCGCTGGTGAGTATGTCACTGCTGTTTTTCTGGTTATGCCACTTTAATGGCCTGGTCTTTGATGGGGCCAAGGTGGGCCTGCATATGGAGGCGGTCACACAACTGCTGTATGGTTTAATTTTGTACTGGGCAATTGCGAGTGAACAAGCCGCCTGGATAACCTTAGGGACTGCCACTCTGGCACTGATATCTCTGTGTAATTACATGATCTATCGTACACGTACTGTTGAGCCCGTGGCGCTGGCCACAGAGCCCCAGTAA
- a CDS encoding DUF1295 domain-containing protein, translating to METVNHNSDSQNAGGGVNREHGRTVAQRWTFVGLHFGLVLFCAWLALADGWAHIGQLFGQQWTLVDQDRALIMLACVFVYWLRHAITVLYLLQRRIDWAEALGLLCFMAFFEIGLLLVGGGAFRAEVIPFGTLDIVALALLVIGSYLNSGSEIQRKWWKQDPANKGQCYTQGLFKYSMHINYFGDVVLFTGWCLLSYNYWTLLLPFFMAYSFISFHIPALDGYLSERYGEKFDQYAAKTKKLIPFVY from the coding sequence ATGGAAACAGTAAATCACAACTCGGACAGTCAAAATGCCGGTGGCGGGGTCAACCGCGAACATGGTCGCACCGTGGCACAAAGATGGACCTTTGTTGGCCTGCACTTTGGCTTAGTACTCTTTTGTGCCTGGCTGGCACTGGCCGACGGCTGGGCACACATCGGCCAGCTCTTTGGCCAGCAATGGACCTTGGTTGATCAAGACAGAGCTCTGATCATGCTGGCTTGCGTTTTTGTCTACTGGCTGCGACACGCCATTACCGTGCTGTATCTGTTGCAGCGTCGCATTGATTGGGCTGAGGCGCTGGGCTTGCTGTGCTTTATGGCATTTTTCGAAATCGGCCTGCTCTTGGTTGGCGGCGGTGCATTCAGAGCTGAGGTGATCCCCTTTGGTACTTTGGATATCGTGGCGCTGGCGCTGCTGGTGATTGGTTCATACCTCAACAGCGGCTCTGAGATCCAGCGTAAATGGTGGAAACAAGACCCGGCGAACAAAGGCCAGTGTTACACCCAGGGCTTGTTCAAATATTCAATGCACATCAACTACTTTGGTGATGTCGTCTTGTTCACCGGCTGGTGCTTACTGAGTTATAACTACTGGACCCTGCTGCTGCCTTTCTTTATGGCTTACTCTTTTATCAGCTTCCATATTCCGGCGCTCGATGGCTATTTGTCAGAACGTTACGGTGAGAAGTTCGATCAGTATGCTGCAAAAACCAAAAAACTGATCCCCTTTGTTTACTAA
- a CDS encoding winged helix-turn-helix domain-containing protein: MRYRFDDFEFDSKDLILYRAGAALAIRHNEAKLLALLLANPHRVLSKEELLNEVWQGKVVSDQAVFQNISHLRALFGNDAIKTYAKRGYQWQRPLGEPITELRGNNTQPQVAVTDTALPVRHSGAKWLGILMSCILVLFAVVFIIQRDEPAQVSFALAYLPLEGAEADEWQLQDTARLDFTALTTLSAAHFRTSQELVYPEVAPQHPVILTASARYVDSLWYLSFWLKGPAGQWQGVLHGETPQTVTQQLYHHLNQPVVQSLVQNPHSPDLKLAMLTQAHQAAPEDLILLGALVSAYLDVRELEKAMAMSEKLAVRAKAQTNSQQLGRALAYQGEILLRKNLVDLSLIRLDAALEALEMSQDLRALADVWHSRSWLYHLQGNYGQVKTSLLRSAQLAVQAQDIARELDALTYLSIMASKNRQDKDKYLYLRQAEEKMRGYDLPIYHFAKVPFHYAIFADKPADKEPHYRRVLEYTALTPNHWVAQVSRKSLVRYYLSEGRYNEAQSLVDSVSLDNVQNAYLAVMYAAAAQTQAELLPLALRAFELAQLSGDRRIGLDVALLLCQMPIELGVNSDFYAQYISEHATPDWRTQNAAQLLALNLAPHSG; encoded by the coding sequence ATGCGTTACCGGTTTGATGACTTTGAGTTCGACAGCAAAGATTTGATTTTGTATCGTGCAGGCGCAGCGCTTGCGATTCGTCATAATGAGGCAAAGCTCCTTGCGCTGTTGCTGGCAAACCCCCACCGCGTGCTCAGTAAAGAAGAGCTCCTGAATGAAGTGTGGCAGGGTAAGGTGGTCTCTGATCAGGCGGTGTTTCAGAATATCAGTCATTTGCGGGCCTTATTCGGCAACGACGCCATCAAAACCTATGCAAAGCGAGGTTATCAGTGGCAACGACCGCTTGGTGAGCCGATAACAGAGTTAAGGGGTAATAATACACAGCCGCAAGTGGCAGTGACCGATACCGCTTTGCCTGTGCGTCATTCAGGCGCAAAGTGGCTGGGCATACTAATGAGCTGCATATTAGTCCTGTTTGCCGTGGTTTTTATCATCCAGCGCGATGAGCCAGCGCAAGTTTCCTTTGCATTGGCTTATTTACCTCTTGAAGGTGCAGAAGCTGATGAGTGGCAACTCCAAGACACAGCCCGGCTGGACTTTACCGCGCTTACCACGCTTTCTGCCGCCCATTTCAGAACCTCACAAGAGCTGGTTTATCCTGAAGTGGCACCACAACACCCGGTTATCCTCACTGCCAGTGCCCGCTATGTCGATTCCCTTTGGTACCTGAGTTTCTGGCTAAAAGGGCCGGCTGGGCAGTGGCAGGGCGTATTACATGGTGAAACCCCTCAAACGGTTACGCAGCAGCTGTATCATCACCTCAATCAGCCTGTGGTACAGTCTTTGGTGCAAAACCCGCATTCTCCTGATCTGAAACTGGCCATGCTGACTCAGGCACATCAGGCTGCACCAGAGGACTTAATCTTGTTGGGTGCCTTGGTTAGTGCCTACCTTGATGTTCGGGAGCTGGAAAAAGCGATGGCAATGTCTGAGAAGCTGGCAGTGCGGGCCAAAGCGCAAACCAATTCACAGCAACTGGGTCGCGCACTGGCCTATCAGGGCGAAATTCTGTTACGCAAAAACCTGGTCGACCTGAGCCTGATAAGACTGGATGCGGCCCTGGAGGCGCTGGAAATGAGTCAGGATCTGAGGGCTTTGGCGGATGTCTGGCACAGTCGTTCATGGTTGTATCATTTACAAGGCAACTATGGACAGGTCAAAACCAGCTTGCTGCGCTCGGCACAATTGGCTGTTCAGGCACAGGATATTGCCAGAGAGCTGGATGCCCTGACTTATTTGTCCATTATGGCGAGTAAGAACCGACAGGATAAAGATAAATACCTTTATCTGAGACAGGCAGAGGAGAAAATGCGAGGCTATGATTTGCCGATTTATCACTTTGCCAAAGTGCCTTTTCACTACGCCATTTTTGCGGACAAACCCGCTGACAAAGAACCCCATTACCGGCGAGTACTGGAGTACACTGCTTTGACACCGAACCACTGGGTCGCTCAGGTCAGTCGAAAATCTCTGGTCCGATATTATCTAAGTGAAGGACGATATAATGAGGCCCAGTCGCTGGTTGACAGTGTGAGCCTGGACAATGTGCAAAACGCTTACCTGGCAGTCATGTATGCTGCGGCTGCTCAAACTCAGGCAGAGCTTCTGCCGCTGGCGCTGCGTGCCTTTGAACTGGCACAGTTATCAGGAGATCGCCGGATTGGCCTCGATGTTGCGCTGTTGTTGTGTCAGATGCCCATTGAGCTGGGCGTAAACAGCGACTTTTATGCCCAGTATATCAGCGAACATGCAACGCCGGATTGGCGAACTCAGAATGCAGCGCAGTTACTGGCACTCAACCTGGCACCGCACAGTGGCTGA
- a CDS encoding MmcQ/YjbR family DNA-binding protein — protein MDHTQAHAYLLSKPFSSVGQPFGEGVDVFKVKDKMFATLSPGKYNEGETRHWWLNLKCDPDEAQALRDIFDSVIPGYHMNKRLWNTVILDGTVPRGEIERMIDNSFLLVVAKMTKKQREAVQVYL, from the coding sequence ATGGACCATACTCAGGCGCATGCCTACCTGCTTAGTAAACCTTTTTCAAGCGTCGGTCAGCCCTTTGGTGAGGGCGTCGACGTGTTTAAAGTGAAAGACAAAATGTTCGCTACGCTGTCTCCTGGCAAATACAACGAAGGAGAAACCCGTCACTGGTGGCTGAATCTGAAATGCGACCCGGATGAGGCGCAGGCGCTGCGGGATATCTTTGACTCAGTGATCCCCGGTTATCATATGAATAAACGGCTGTGGAATACGGTGATCCTCGATGGCACTGTGCCCCGTGGAGAAATCGAACGTATGATAGACAATTCCTTTTTACTGGTCGTCGCAAAGATGACCAAAAAGCAGCGCGAGGCCGTGCAGGTATACCTTTAG
- a CDS encoding GNAT family N-acetyltransferase: MNIANLWASGLEQDKPREMGTVLAEYHNPYINKRFSLKLIERADLARFCRWMNDPRVEQFWQQAWSEEKQWQYLSEKLADTHTLPLIGFLDDQPFAYLEVYWAAKDKLAQYYDVAPYDRGIHLLVGEQSCRGPENFRGWMSSLSHLIYQSQPQTQRIVLEPRADNARLMMRMAELGYHSQFEFDFPHKRAALLMGTRGHFYEQIFTTFGEHKSPYGHLA, from the coding sequence ATGAATATTGCAAACTTATGGGCCAGTGGGCTTGAACAGGATAAGCCCCGCGAGATGGGCACTGTGCTGGCCGAGTACCACAACCCTTACATCAACAAGCGCTTTTCGCTCAAACTGATTGAGCGCGCCGATCTGGCGCGTTTTTGCCGCTGGATGAATGACCCCAGGGTAGAGCAGTTCTGGCAACAAGCCTGGAGCGAGGAAAAGCAATGGCAGTATCTCAGTGAGAAACTCGCTGATACCCATACTTTGCCTTTGATAGGTTTCTTAGATGATCAGCCGTTTGCCTATCTGGAAGTGTACTGGGCGGCAAAAGACAAGCTGGCCCAGTACTATGACGTCGCGCCTTATGACCGTGGGATCCACCTGCTGGTGGGAGAACAAAGTTGTCGTGGACCGGAAAACTTTCGTGGCTGGATGAGCAGCCTGAGCCACCTTATCTACCAAAGCCAGCCACAGACTCAGCGCATCGTGCTGGAGCCCAGAGCCGATAACGCACGGCTGATGATGCGCATGGCTGAGCTGGGCTATCACAGCCAGTTCGAGTTTGACTTTCCGCATAAACGCGCCGCGCTGCTGATGGGCACCCGGGGGCATTTTTATGAGCAAATCTTTACGACTTTTGGCGAGCACAAATCGCCCTATGGTCACTTGGCCTAA
- a CDS encoding GNAT family N-acetyltransferase translates to MTTIRLATPQDLPGIVKLYQELRSHDPKMSTHTLKVTWDELLNNPGISIVVAEVDGQLASTCQLGVVPTLTNGCRPFGIIEHVITAESFRRRGLSQRVLEKALSLAWEQHCYKVMLLSGATRASAHKLYEKVGFKSNIENGFVIKSPLQTS, encoded by the coding sequence ATGACTACTATTCGACTGGCAACACCGCAGGATTTACCCGGCATAGTGAAATTGTACCAAGAGCTGCGTAGTCACGACCCAAAAATGAGTACGCACACATTAAAGGTGACATGGGATGAGCTGTTGAATAATCCGGGAATCAGCATAGTGGTTGCGGAAGTGGACGGGCAGCTTGCCTCGACTTGTCAGCTGGGAGTCGTACCAACTCTGACTAACGGGTGCCGTCCATTTGGGATCATTGAACATGTTATTACCGCTGAGTCGTTTCGTCGTCGGGGGCTCAGTCAGCGGGTGCTCGAAAAGGCCTTGTCGCTTGCCTGGGAGCAGCACTGTTACAAAGTGATGTTGCTGTCTGGTGCGACCAGAGCCAGTGCGCATAAGTTGTATGAAAAGGTCGGATTTAAATCAAATATAGAGAATGGATTTGTTATAAAGTCTCCGCTACAGACGAGCTAA
- a CDS encoding VPS10 domain-containing protein, translating into MQQLKLGRTMRIALFGAATALCSLPGLAAKGEEGVLSAATFKGLELRNIGPGFMSGRIADIAIDPRDTSVWYVGVGSGGVWKTNNAGVTWQPIFDDQPVYSIGAVVLDPSNSNTVWVGTGENVGGRHVSFGDGIYVSHDGGANWTNMGLKNSGHISEIIVHPSDSNTVWVAAQGPLWSKGGQRGLYKTTDGGKTWDKVLGDNDWTGVTDVAIDPRDPNVLYAATWQRHRTVAAYYGGGPGSGLHKSTDGGKTWQKLSQGLPPGEMGKIGLEVSPINPDVVYAAIELNRRTGAVYRSSDRGASWVKGADAVAGGTGPHYYQELYASPHHFDHIYLAGVRLHESKDGGQSFKRMEEKDKHGDNHAMEFIAGDKNYMMVGSDGGLYESFDSGVHWRYHENLPVTQYYKLALDDDKPFYNIYGGTQDNNTQGGPSRTLNSHGILNTDWKVVLFGDGHQPATEPGNPDIVYAQWQQGNLTRYDRTTGEIVYIKPQPGKGEKPERFNWDAPILVSPHKPSRLYFASHRVWQSEDRGDSWTPISGDLTKNRERIHQPIMGGKQGWDGAWDMFAMSQYSTITSLSESPLVEGLLYAGTDDGHIQITENGGKSWRKVDVKRLPRVPDTAFINDIKADLFDPDTVYIALDNHKFGDYKPYLLKSTNRGKSWKSIASNLPDKHLVWRVVQDHVDPDLLFAGTEFGLFFTINGGKRWVELTGNVPTISFRDLAIQRRENDLVGASFGRGFFVLDDYRALRNLSEDKLAKESLLFPTRDALWYIERSPLGGGDVGTQGGNKYRAPNPDFGATFTYYLKDDIKSLKAQRQEREKSLKEDGKSFGVPSWQSLEAEERQQQPVVWFTVRDAQGNVIRKLQGKANKGLHRINWDLRWPAHQAIGVQGNYFSPNPQGPLVTPGTYSVSMSKEVDGQVTQLQAPQTFEVVQLNQRNALKEIDGEKVAAFWKELADVQRVASATGQALGKAVKRLDMLEQSLDRTSVEPGEFDSQFAAIRSQLLALDSRLNGNPAKNQVGATNDTATVGDRLFHALIGTSYSTYGPTPAIRTSVDLATQELRAIRNELQTILSETIPAFEQQLQAKGAPWVPGQSLPQI; encoded by the coding sequence ATGCAACAACTAAAACTTGGCCGCACTATGCGTATCGCATTGTTTGGTGCTGCCACTGCGCTCTGTAGCTTGCCCGGGCTGGCTGCAAAAGGTGAGGAAGGGGTATTGTCTGCGGCCACCTTCAAGGGGCTTGAGCTGAGAAATATTGGTCCGGGCTTTATGTCGGGCCGTATTGCCGATATTGCCATCGACCCCAGAGATACCAGTGTCTGGTATGTGGGTGTTGGCTCCGGCGGGGTGTGGAAAACCAACAATGCCGGTGTCACCTGGCAACCCATTTTTGATGATCAGCCTGTTTATTCAATCGGTGCCGTGGTGCTGGACCCAAGCAACAGCAATACCGTCTGGGTGGGCACGGGCGAAAACGTCGGCGGTCGTCACGTCAGCTTTGGTGATGGCATTTATGTTAGTCATGATGGCGGGGCAAACTGGACTAATATGGGCCTGAAGAACTCTGGCCATATCTCCGAGATCATTGTTCATCCAAGCGATTCAAACACAGTGTGGGTGGCTGCTCAGGGGCCTTTATGGAGCAAAGGCGGCCAGCGCGGCCTGTACAAAACCACCGATGGCGGTAAAACCTGGGACAAAGTGCTTGGCGATAACGACTGGACCGGTGTAACCGACGTGGCCATCGACCCGCGCGATCCGAATGTACTGTATGCGGCAACCTGGCAGCGCCACCGTACTGTGGCCGCGTATTATGGCGGCGGTCCGGGTTCGGGCCTGCATAAATCGACCGACGGCGGTAAAACCTGGCAAAAGCTGTCGCAAGGGTTACCCCCGGGAGAAATGGGCAAGATTGGCCTGGAAGTTTCACCAATCAATCCGGATGTGGTGTATGCCGCAATTGAACTCAACCGCCGTACAGGTGCGGTATATCGTTCGTCGGATCGCGGTGCATCCTGGGTCAAAGGCGCCGATGCCGTGGCGGGTGGTACCGGACCGCATTACTACCAGGAGCTCTACGCCAGTCCTCACCACTTTGACCATATCTATCTGGCCGGTGTGCGTCTGCATGAATCCAAAGATGGTGGCCAGTCTTTCAAAAGAATGGAAGAGAAAGACAAACATGGCGATAACCATGCGATGGAGTTCATCGCCGGTGATAAGAATTACATGATGGTCGGCTCTGATGGCGGCTTATACGAGAGCTTCGACAGTGGTGTGCACTGGCGTTATCACGAAAACTTGCCAGTCACTCAGTATTACAAGCTGGCACTGGATGACGACAAGCCGTTCTACAACATTTACGGTGGTACGCAGGATAACAATACCCAGGGCGGGCCGTCTCGTACGCTAAACAGCCACGGCATTCTGAACACCGACTGGAAAGTGGTGCTGTTTGGTGATGGTCACCAGCCAGCCACTGAGCCGGGTAATCCGGATATTGTGTATGCGCAGTGGCAGCAGGGCAACCTGACCCGTTACGACCGCACCACAGGTGAAATTGTCTATATTAAGCCGCAGCCGGGCAAAGGCGAAAAGCCAGAGCGCTTTAACTGGGACGCGCCCATTCTGGTCAGCCCGCACAAACCGTCACGCTTGTATTTTGCCTCACACCGGGTGTGGCAGTCTGAAGACCGCGGCGACAGCTGGACGCCAATCTCGGGCGATCTGACCAAAAACCGCGAGCGTATCCATCAGCCCATTATGGGGGGAAAGCAGGGCTGGGATGGCGCCTGGGATATGTTTGCAATGTCGCAATACAGCACCATTACTTCTTTATCGGAGTCGCCGCTGGTTGAAGGCCTGCTGTATGCCGGCACCGACGATGGCCATATTCAGATCACCGAAAATGGCGGTAAGTCCTGGCGTAAAGTGGATGTAAAACGTTTACCCAGGGTGCCAGATACGGCATTTATCAACGACATTAAAGCCGATTTATTTGACCCGGATACCGTGTATATCGCGCTGGATAACCACAAGTTTGGCGACTATAAACCTTACTTACTGAAAAGTACCAACCGCGGTAAATCCTGGAAGTCGATTGCCAGTAATCTGCCTGATAAGCACTTAGTGTGGCGTGTGGTGCAAGATCATGTCGACCCGGATCTGTTATTCGCAGGTACCGAGTTTGGCTTGTTTTTCACTATTAATGGCGGTAAACGCTGGGTGGAGCTGACGGGTAATGTACCGACCATTTCGTTCCGCGATCTGGCCATTCAGCGCCGTGAAAACGACTTAGTGGGCGCCAGTTTTGGCCGCGGCTTCTTTGTGCTCGATGACTACCGCGCACTGCGTAATTTGTCTGAGGATAAGCTGGCCAAGGAGTCTTTGTTATTCCCAACCCGCGATGCACTTTGGTATATCGAGCGCAGCCCGCTGGGCGGCGGGGACGTCGGCACGCAGGGCGGTAACAAATACCGTGCACCGAACCCGGACTTTGGTGCCACTTTTACTTACTACCTTAAAGACGACATTAAGAGCCTGAAGGCACAGCGTCAGGAAAGAGAAAAAAGCCTGAAAGAAGATGGCAAGTCATTTGGTGTTCCATCTTGGCAGTCGCTGGAAGCCGAAGAACGCCAGCAGCAGCCGGTGGTCTGGTTCACTGTGCGCGATGCCCAGGGCAACGTGATCCGCAAATTGCAGGGCAAGGCCAATAAAGGCTTGCACCGCATTAACTGGGATCTGCGCTGGCCGGCACATCAGGCCATTGGCGTACAGGGCAATTACTTCTCGCCTAATCCTCAGGGTCCACTGGTGACACCGGGTACTTACAGTGTCAGCATGAGCAAAGAGGTCGACGGTCAGGTAACTCAGTTACAGGCACCGCAAACCTTTGAGGTGGTGCAGCTGAATCAGCGTAACGCACTGAAGGAAATTGACGGCGAAAAAGTAGCGGCCTTCTGGAAAGAGCTGGCAGATGTGCAGCGTGTGGCCAGTGCAACCGGTCAGGCACTGGGCAAAGCGGTGAAGCGTCTCGATATGCTGGAGCAGTCACTGGATCGCACCTCCGTTGAACCGGGTGAATTTGACAGCCAGTTTGCAGCCATCCGCAGTCAGTTGCTGGCTCTGGACAGTCGCCTGAACGGCAACCCGGCGAAAAACCAGGTAGGCGCAACGAACGACACGGCCACCGTGGGCGACCGTTTGTTCCATGCCCTGATTGGCACCAGCTACTCGACGTATGGCCCGACTCCGGCTATTCGCACCAGCGTAGACCTGGCAACACAAGAGCTCAGAGCAATACGTAATGAATTGCAGACCATTCTGAGCGAGACCATTCCAGCGTTTGAGCAGCAACTACAGGCCAAAGGGGCTCCTTGGGTACCCGGCCAGTCACTGCCGCAGATTTAA